In a genomic window of Akkermansia massiliensis:
- a CDS encoding P-loop NTPase has product MTTQQELTPELIRAALTTVKFPGFSRDIVSFGLVKKIDIDAENNVTIDLVIESKNADIPRYIFEGVHGVMKHLPGVKHCDVNIEHKAPEAKKGINDDPSTWKSSVPGAKHVIAVASGKGGVGKSTVSANLAVALSKLGYSVGLVDLDIYGPSMSLMFGTKERPGANENDEFIPVTAHGVKLLSMGLLINESDPVAVRGPLATRYVQQFLRNVAWGDVDFLILDLPPGTGDIQLTIVQTAELDGVVVVTTPQEVALIDARKAIGLFERVETPILGIIENMSYFQCPSDGKIYHIFGEGGGEREAAKLGVPLLGKIPLDISTRSGGDEGRPVALEDPGQNPVSAAFRQVAEQCARVVLDR; this is encoded by the coding sequence ATGACGACACAACAGGAATTGACTCCGGAATTGATACGGGCTGCGCTGACCACGGTAAAATTTCCGGGGTTCAGCCGCGACATCGTATCTTTCGGGCTGGTGAAAAAGATTGACATTGACGCTGAAAACAACGTCACGATTGATTTGGTGATTGAGAGCAAAAATGCGGATATTCCCCGTTACATTTTTGAAGGCGTTCACGGCGTGATGAAGCATTTGCCCGGCGTGAAGCACTGCGACGTCAATATCGAGCATAAGGCTCCGGAAGCCAAAAAAGGAATCAATGACGATCCCTCTACCTGGAAATCCTCCGTTCCCGGCGCCAAGCACGTCATTGCCGTGGCTTCCGGCAAGGGCGGGGTGGGCAAATCCACCGTTTCCGCGAACCTGGCGGTGGCCCTGAGCAAGCTGGGGTATTCCGTCGGTCTGGTGGACCTGGATATTTACGGCCCTTCCATGTCCCTGATGTTCGGCACCAAGGAACGCCCCGGAGCCAATGAGAATGACGAATTTATCCCGGTAACGGCCCATGGCGTGAAACTTCTTTCCATGGGGCTGCTGATTAATGAATCCGATCCTGTAGCGGTGCGCGGTCCTCTGGCGACACGCTACGTCCAGCAGTTCCTGCGCAACGTGGCATGGGGGGATGTGGATTTTCTGATTCTGGACCTGCCTCCCGGCACCGGAGACATTCAGCTGACCATTGTCCAGACGGCCGAACTGGACGGCGTGGTGGTGGTGACCACCCCGCAGGAAGTGGCGCTGATTGACGCCCGCAAGGCGATCGGCCTCTTTGAACGGGTGGAAACCCCCATTCTGGGCATAATTGAAAACATGAGTTATTTCCAGTGCCCCTCCGACGGCAAGATTTACCATATCTTTGGCGAAGGAGGCGGCGAACGGGAAGCGGCCAAACTGGGAGTGCCCCTGCTCGGCAAGATTCCGCTGGATATTTCCACCCGCTCCGGCGGGGACGAAGGCCGCCCCGTGGCCCTGGAAGATCCCGGGCAAAATCCGGTTTCCGCCGCGTTCCGCCAGGTGGCTGAACAATGTGCCCGCGTGGTGCTTGACCGCTGA
- a CDS encoding DNA/RNA-binding protein — protein sequence MEDDIICTEKIIAERKTFFLDLKQNARGKVVRITEKVSSNRDRIMVPAEILDDFIAALQDIRETLKQQGE from the coding sequence GTGGAGGACGATATTATTTGTACAGAAAAAATCATTGCGGAACGCAAGACGTTCTTTCTTGATCTCAAACAGAATGCGCGCGGCAAAGTGGTGCGTATTACGGAAAAGGTGAGCTCCAACCGGGACCGGATTATGGTGCCTGCGGAAATTTTGGATGATTTCATCGCCGCTCTCCAGGATATCCGGGAGACCCTGAAGCAGCAGGGGGAATAA
- a CDS encoding MATE family efflux transporter, with the protein MKKLIPLALPVLVVNLSIVGMGAVDAIVAGRAGVTDMAAVALGSSVYLPVALFACGVLMIIGPVIANMRGKSHESRVGYMTNHGLWLALMLSLVSMPVIYVLRNVFGWISDDAAMCRMASAYMFAIMWGLPANLGFVALKSLNEGSNMTRPAMYVGLCGLLLNIPLNYMFVFGMYGFPRMGGAGCGAATAVIFYIEFLLMFLLVYFNPKHRPYRRQIISWRRPTPSVITHLVRLGVPIGVSQLCEVMLFCAAALVLAPLGETQVASHQIAGNVGGLVFMLPLSVGLAASIRVAYHHGRNDLAGTRSAILSSYVLVLTICLCTFGGITLFREQIVHLYNDSELIVSTASVLLVLAAAYQLPDCLQVLSVGVLRGFRDTASITFITFFSYWMVGFPACYILARTDWIVPAMGARGIWTGFIIGLSVAAVLLLWRVVRTVKREFKMMRFHEQ; encoded by the coding sequence ATGAAAAAGTTGATACCGCTGGCCCTTCCGGTGCTGGTGGTCAACCTCTCCATTGTGGGCATGGGGGCGGTGGACGCTATTGTGGCCGGGCGCGCCGGCGTGACGGACATGGCCGCCGTGGCCCTGGGGTCTTCCGTGTACCTGCCCGTGGCTCTCTTCGCCTGCGGCGTGCTGATGATCATCGGCCCCGTGATTGCCAACATGCGGGGGAAAAGCCATGAAAGCCGCGTGGGCTACATGACCAACCACGGCCTGTGGCTGGCGTTGATGCTCAGCCTGGTTTCCATGCCGGTCATTTATGTGTTGAGAAATGTATTCGGCTGGATTTCCGATGACGCCGCCATGTGCCGGATGGCTTCCGCCTACATGTTCGCCATTATGTGGGGCCTTCCCGCCAACCTGGGATTCGTGGCCCTGAAGAGCCTGAACGAAGGCTCCAACATGACGCGTCCCGCCATGTACGTGGGATTGTGCGGCCTGCTGCTCAACATTCCCCTGAACTACATGTTCGTCTTCGGCATGTACGGTTTTCCCCGCATGGGCGGAGCGGGGTGCGGCGCGGCCACGGCAGTCATTTTCTACATTGAATTCCTGCTAATGTTCCTGCTGGTTTACTTCAATCCCAAGCACAGGCCGTACCGCAGGCAAATCATTTCCTGGCGGCGGCCTACGCCTTCCGTCATCACGCACCTGGTGCGTCTGGGCGTGCCGATAGGCGTTTCCCAGCTGTGCGAGGTGATGCTCTTCTGCGCGGCGGCTCTGGTGCTGGCTCCGCTGGGAGAGACGCAGGTGGCGAGCCACCAGATTGCCGGGAACGTGGGAGGCCTGGTGTTCATGCTCCCGCTCTCCGTAGGGCTGGCGGCTTCCATCCGCGTGGCGTACCATCACGGCAGGAATGACCTGGCAGGCACCAGATCCGCCATTCTGTCTTCCTATGTGCTGGTGCTCACCATCTGTCTGTGCACCTTTGGAGGCATCACCCTGTTCCGCGAGCAGATTGTGCACCTGTACAATGACTCGGAGCTGATTGTCAGCACGGCTTCCGTCCTGCTGGTTCTGGCGGCGGCCTACCAGCTTCCGGACTGTTTGCAGGTGCTTTCCGTCGGGGTTCTGAGAGGATTCCGGGACACGGCGTCCATTACCTTCATTACGTTTTTCTCTTATTGGATGGTAGGATTTCCGGCGTGCTACATCCTCGCCCGTACGGACTGGATTGTCCCGGCCATGGGAGCGCGCGGCATCTGGACGGGATTCATCATCGGCCTGTCCGTAGCGGCGGTGCTGTTGCTCTGGCGCGTCGTCCGTACCGTTAAACGGGAGTTTAAGATGATGCGGTTCCATGAACAGTAA
- a CDS encoding RHS repeat-associated core domain-containing protein — protein MGEGDSGGGSEGGNPTLLRTLAEPSALSSITLRYKHPLEWSASCNPETGQISVKRPTGSSISFQSSDGHAGASVSGSSRKLNYKVRKLNADKSPCTGGSPAYLDMVQSNGRTLRFSAATGKVVSMVSASGVETTAEAYSRQMKVNRHPSTGAIQSIWSKSRGLLQAVPEGNRLTLEWYAPGQVSKNARGFAGTGTPYKTVSYELSDDQGVQVMDIAEQREGMPVFRTQRRTEGNKVTTIQGEGDERTVRTVEKNVLPGSKWERIETIQGINEETPSSCTRTVKKYTEGGWLTISSTQGYNTPLAQTTLYTYNDQFRVSLEIKPDGGYTRYEYDDQGRTVLSAAPWAGGGEKGTRTTYADLRFNDFRPATETEVIIAENGEETALLKRTYTYEDSPQASRTTVTETALGSDQVHTRVEETYGEAAEYPYARGRRKMSQSIDGVQTVYTYEATAEYGAVHKVTETVQANGSIVPGQSTRNVQYIAENGTTTRKEQYVHTGEGWSLIASEDYEYDDEQRLVKTTKGNGRVSTTEWMCCGPLRETDEDGITTSYGYNTAKQLVETIRSATETTPEMITSYSYDAAGRTIAVRRDVGPMTTTERTEYDDQGRVVSSIDLLGRTTRTEYGEDGLTTTVTTPAGATLVTRTYYDGTTTLQGGTGQREMETQLELTEEGILTTTLSKGVVLSRSLENGFGQTVRQEQPNTKGGFIVTSNTYNDKGQLIRSQTENLAPTITEYNQLGQAMKKTVLLDELHPDNPAKNRITEHSSCYRFREDGVCQVQTSTTYNADGLPLTQITENMVSLLDPLLESKTISTDVYGQQSVEWTEYTAPTRRTRFSRIPTSNMVAESLVVDGFTVSQTDHSGIRSSQTRSYASTGMVLKQTDSRGNAATTETDLAGRPVKTTDSAGNVTTTSYSPCCDNPACIIDALGGTVCYSYDIRGRKTAKYGTATQPACFAYDEADHMVSLTTFRADEGDITSDPCGRTDGDTTAWLHDEATGLELKKTYADGSCVSKTYDTLNRLETLTKARGITTTYAYAPLTGELVSVSHSDGTPGWEFSCNHLGQMTYVRDASGIRECSYDVYGNMIQDTSFGTVESSLQEEYDPFGRSAGCRLMVGTRTVQHSHLDYDSKGAIIGMNLEGLEYPFTWQYDPTSGFLNYLTYPNGMARCNTYHPRLNLVTAIGYRKGADGELAAGHEYDYDALGRPIQRRDSWDVATPAALRDFTYNGRSELVEDRISRGGCFSYRYDNIGNRKTARELEEEVSYDANCLNQYAEIAGREEHFTPVYDADGNQTRIRTSTGIWEISYDANDRPIVFTSQDGRTTITCGYDYRGRRFEKKVSVNGAVSSHCRFLYRDYLQVAELDLTHPEPLLVKSYLWDPTEPMATRLLAVNYWKNSGKEIDKHFYFIYDAIKNVTSIFDGQQTRRALYEYASFGDLLATEGDMAQENKFRFSCEYVDDELGLVYYNYRYLNPTDGRWISRDPISEQGGRNLYGFVRNNSIIDFDLLGKITYQECTKEVQYLLNNPSGYLKASIKAIKSNKKCALPSTICMCNLNKKSTFLGVYYAIKNIINIYYNKIKNKTTLEQILTHEYIHAYQECERPGKTGCREMVKREIVAYKYDGRCKVLHNTIPNFDECVKKGATRSAAPSCGGETSARKVVDEIYPQIKI, from the coding sequence GTGGGCGAGGGCGATTCCGGAGGCGGAAGTGAAGGAGGTAATCCCACGCTTCTCCGCACCCTTGCCGAACCTTCCGCCCTCTCTTCCATCACCCTGCGCTACAAGCATCCCCTCGAATGGAGCGCCTCCTGCAATCCCGAAACCGGACAGATCTCCGTCAAACGACCCACGGGCAGTTCCATCTCCTTCCAGAGTTCTGACGGCCATGCCGGAGCCTCCGTCTCAGGAAGTTCGCGCAAGTTGAACTACAAGGTTCGGAAGCTGAATGCCGACAAGTCTCCCTGCACCGGCGGCTCTCCCGCCTATCTGGACATGGTCCAGAGCAATGGGCGCACCCTGCGCTTCTCGGCAGCCACCGGAAAGGTCGTCTCCATGGTTTCCGCCTCCGGCGTGGAAACCACGGCGGAAGCTTATTCCCGGCAGATGAAGGTGAACCGCCATCCTTCCACGGGAGCCATCCAAAGCATCTGGTCCAAGTCCCGGGGACTGCTCCAGGCGGTTCCGGAAGGCAACAGGCTCACTCTGGAATGGTACGCTCCCGGCCAGGTGAGCAAGAATGCGCGCGGCTTTGCCGGCACCGGAACTCCCTACAAGACGGTCAGCTATGAACTGAGTGACGACCAGGGCGTGCAGGTGATGGATATCGCCGAACAGAGGGAGGGGATGCCTGTCTTCCGGACGCAGCGAAGGACGGAAGGCAACAAGGTGACGACCATTCAGGGAGAGGGGGATGAGCGCACCGTGCGAACGGTGGAGAAAAACGTGCTGCCCGGTTCCAAGTGGGAGCGCATTGAAACTATTCAGGGCATCAACGAGGAAACACCTTCTTCCTGCACGCGTACAGTCAAGAAGTACACCGAGGGAGGCTGGCTGACCATCAGCAGCACCCAGGGCTACAACACCCCTCTGGCCCAGACTACGCTTTACACCTACAACGACCAGTTCCGGGTGTCCCTGGAGATCAAGCCCGATGGAGGGTACACGCGCTACGAGTACGATGACCAGGGCAGAACCGTGCTTTCCGCTGCTCCCTGGGCCGGAGGCGGCGAAAAGGGGACACGCACGACTTACGCCGACTTGCGCTTCAACGACTTCAGGCCCGCCACGGAAACCGAAGTAATTATTGCCGAGAATGGAGAAGAAACGGCGCTTCTCAAACGCACTTATACCTATGAAGACAGTCCGCAGGCCAGCCGCACGACCGTGACGGAAACCGCGCTGGGAAGCGACCAGGTTCATACCCGCGTGGAAGAGACTTATGGGGAGGCAGCGGAGTATCCCTACGCCCGGGGCAGGCGGAAGATGAGCCAGAGTATTGACGGGGTGCAAACCGTTTATACTTACGAAGCCACCGCGGAATACGGGGCCGTCCACAAGGTGACGGAGACCGTGCAGGCCAACGGAAGCATCGTTCCGGGACAAAGTACACGAAACGTGCAATACATCGCTGAAAACGGCACCACTACCAGGAAAGAACAATACGTTCACACCGGAGAAGGCTGGTCGCTGATTGCCTCGGAGGACTATGAATATGATGACGAACAGAGGCTCGTCAAGACGACGAAGGGCAACGGCAGAGTCAGTACGACTGAGTGGATGTGCTGCGGCCCGTTGAGGGAAACCGACGAAGACGGCATCACCACCAGCTACGGCTACAACACGGCCAAGCAGCTGGTGGAAACCATCCGCTCGGCGACAGAAACCACCCCTGAAATGATTACCTCCTACAGCTATGATGCGGCGGGAAGGACGATCGCCGTGCGGCGCGACGTGGGTCCGATGACGACGACGGAAAGGACGGAGTACGACGATCAGGGACGGGTCGTTTCCTCCATAGACCTACTGGGACGCACCACCCGAACCGAGTACGGCGAAGACGGACTCACCACCACCGTCACCACTCCTGCAGGGGCTACCCTGGTCACTCGAACCTACTACGACGGCACAACCACCTTACAAGGAGGAACAGGGCAAAGAGAGATGGAGACCCAGCTGGAACTAACCGAAGAAGGCATCCTGACCACGACCTTGTCCAAGGGAGTTGTGCTGTCGAGGTCTCTGGAAAACGGCTTTGGACAGACCGTCCGGCAGGAACAGCCCAATACGAAGGGAGGGTTCATCGTCACCAGTAATACATACAATGACAAGGGACAATTGATCCGATCTCAAACGGAGAACCTTGCTCCTACTATCACAGAATACAACCAACTGGGGCAGGCCATGAAGAAAACCGTCCTGCTGGACGAGTTACATCCTGATAACCCTGCTAAAAACAGAATCACTGAGCACTCCTCCTGTTACCGGTTCCGGGAAGACGGCGTCTGCCAGGTGCAGACTTCCACCACCTACAATGCCGACGGTCTCCCCCTTACTCAAATCACGGAGAATATGGTTTCCCTGCTCGATCCCCTCCTGGAAAGCAAGACCATTTCCACGGACGTCTACGGACAGCAGAGCGTCGAGTGGACGGAGTACACCGCTCCTACCAGGCGCACCCGGTTCAGCCGCATTCCCACTTCAAACATGGTAGCCGAGTCTCTTGTCGTGGACGGCTTTACCGTAAGCCAGACCGACCACTCCGGAATCCGTTCCTCACAAACCCGCTCCTACGCCTCCACGGGCATGGTTCTCAAGCAGACGGACTCCAGAGGCAATGCCGCGACGACTGAAACCGACCTTGCGGGACGTCCTGTCAAAACTACCGATTCTGCAGGAAACGTGACTACCACTAGCTACTCGCCCTGCTGTGACAATCCCGCCTGCATCATCGACGCCCTGGGGGGAACAGTTTGCTATTCTTATGACATACGCGGCAGAAAGACGGCCAAGTACGGCACCGCCACCCAGCCGGCCTGCTTCGCCTACGACGAAGCCGATCACATGGTCTCCCTGACTACCTTCCGGGCAGATGAGGGAGACATCACTTCCGATCCTTGCGGCCGTACTGACGGAGACACCACCGCGTGGCTCCATGACGAGGCTACGGGGCTTGAACTCAAGAAGACCTATGCAGACGGGTCCTGTGTCTCGAAAACCTACGACACTCTCAACCGTCTGGAGACATTGACCAAGGCCAGAGGAATCACCACCACCTACGCCTATGCTCCTCTCACCGGGGAACTCGTCTCCGTCTCCCACAGTGACGGTACGCCAGGATGGGAGTTCTCCTGCAACCACCTCGGACAAATGACCTACGTCCGGGACGCCTCCGGCATCAGGGAATGCTCCTACGATGTTTACGGCAACATGATTCAGGACACTTCCTTTGGAACCGTGGAAAGCTCTCTTCAGGAAGAATACGATCCCTTTGGCCGTTCGGCCGGCTGCCGCCTGATGGTCGGCACACGCACGGTGCAGCACTCTCATCTTGACTACGATTCCAAAGGTGCCATCATCGGGATGAATCTGGAAGGACTGGAGTATCCCTTTACCTGGCAGTACGATCCAACCAGCGGCTTCCTCAACTATCTCACCTACCCCAACGGCATGGCCCGCTGCAATACCTACCATCCCAGGCTCAACCTCGTAACCGCCATCGGTTACAGGAAGGGAGCGGACGGCGAATTGGCAGCCGGCCACGAATACGACTACGACGCCCTGGGGCGTCCCATTCAGCGACGTGATTCCTGGGATGTCGCCACTCCTGCCGCGCTAAGAGATTTTACCTACAATGGCCGCAGCGAGCTGGTGGAAGACCGGATCAGCCGGGGAGGATGCTTCAGCTACCGATACGACAACATCGGCAACCGCAAAACCGCTCGGGAACTGGAAGAGGAAGTATCCTACGATGCCAACTGTCTTAACCAGTACGCGGAGATTGCCGGGAGAGAAGAACATTTTACCCCCGTCTACGACGCCGACGGCAACCAGACCCGCATCAGGACCTCGACAGGTATCTGGGAAATCAGTTACGACGCCAACGACCGCCCCATCGTCTTCACCAGCCAGGATGGCAGAACAACCATCACCTGCGGCTACGACTACCGAGGAAGGCGCTTCGAGAAGAAGGTCTCCGTCAATGGGGCAGTATCCAGCCATTGCCGGTTCCTGTACCGGGACTACCTGCAGGTAGCTGAACTGGATTTGACGCATCCCGAACCTTTGCTGGTAAAGAGCTACCTGTGGGACCCGACGGAACCCATGGCCACACGCCTTTTGGCAGTGAACTATTGGAAGAACAGCGGTAAGGAAATTGATAAACATTTTTACTTCATATACGATGCCATTAAAAATGTTACTTCCATCTTCGACGGACAGCAGACGAGAAGGGCTCTCTATGAATATGCATCCTTTGGTGATCTGCTGGCTACTGAAGGAGACATGGCTCAGGAAAACAAGTTTCGTTTTTCCTGTGAATATGTAGACGACGAACTGGGACTTGTGTATTATAATTACCGTTATCTCAATCCCACAGACGGAAGATGGATTAGCAGGGATCCTATCTCGGAACAGGGTGGGCGGAATTTGTATGGGTTTGTAAGAAATAATTCTATTATTGATTTTGATTTATTAGGAAAAATAACCTACCAAGAATGCACTAAAGAAGTTCAATATTTATTGAATAATCCTTCCGGATATCTAAAAGCTTCAATTAAAGCTATAAAAAGTAATAAAAAATGTGCAT
- a CDS encoding DEAD/DEAH box helicase: MENSDRFFKQRTNARPMIYAYEDASYPGCLKVGYTAVDVEKRVAQQYPTLRPEGKKPYRVIFAEPALYEDGSSFTDHAVHRMLEKKGVEGVGGEWFRCTEKEIRAAWLAVRTRTANMENRTRDFTMRPEQAEAVERTLNYFKAERADGRTPRFLWNAKMRFGKTFAAYQLARRLNARRALILTFKPAVQTAWKEDLETHLDFEGWQFICREQGPDAQPIDEQYRQADAGQPIVCFGSFQDFLGVNKETGGIKPQHEWVREINWDLVIFDEYHFGAWKENAKALFLMEDEEEEYNTAPPETNTGNVCDEQDLPITADHYLYLSGTPFRALNSGEFIEEQIYSWTYSDEQRAKAAWQGENNPYAALPRMVLLTYRVPEDIRQIALGGEFNEFDLNVFFQAEGKGNKARFIHEEYVQKWLDLIRGSHHAAATDELKLGGKKPPMPYSDTRLMSLLNHTLWFLPDVASCHAMNNLLQQRQNTFYHDYQVIVCAGPEAGTGANALPPVLKAMGGNPLESKTITLSCGKLTTGVTVKPWAGIFMLRNLSSPETYFQAAFRVQSPWTVDSDQPGKKEIVKPNCYVFDFALDRALKQIADYSCRLNANPGNPETKVKEFISFLPVLAYDGSAMKQVEAAEILDMAMAGTSATLLARRWESALLVNVDNVTLQRLLASREAMDALMSIEGFRNLNSDLETIINKSDAVKGMRKGKDDLTPKEKKDLSQEEKEIKSLRRQIQQKLIKFAARIPIFMYLSDFREYCLKDVITQLEPHLFRKVTGLTEKDFELLVSLNVFNEALMNDAVYKFKRYEDASLVYTGINRHAEENVGLYATVLSREDYEMMAGAQQDSMAGAVEEKALPSPTADDRIACRPEEEEEEPPPAPNVRIRKGTFLTHREYGTGIVVKLDESSGRMTVKFGEEKKLFPYPRSLEQGKLIPAEKAIPEKEGN, encoded by the coding sequence ATGGAAAACAGCGATCGTTTCTTTAAACAAAGAACGAATGCGCGGCCAATGATTTATGCCTATGAGGACGCCAGCTATCCCGGTTGTCTGAAAGTGGGGTACACGGCGGTGGATGTGGAAAAACGCGTAGCGCAGCAGTACCCTACCTTGAGGCCGGAAGGGAAGAAACCCTACCGGGTTATCTTCGCGGAACCGGCTCTGTATGAAGACGGAAGCAGCTTTACGGACCATGCCGTACACCGGATGCTGGAGAAAAAAGGCGTGGAGGGAGTGGGCGGGGAATGGTTCCGCTGTACGGAGAAAGAAATCAGGGCGGCATGGCTGGCGGTGCGCACCCGGACGGCCAACATGGAAAACCGCACCAGGGATTTTACCATGCGCCCGGAACAGGCGGAAGCCGTGGAGCGGACGCTGAACTACTTTAAAGCGGAACGCGCGGATGGACGCACGCCGCGTTTTCTGTGGAACGCCAAAATGCGCTTTGGCAAAACCTTTGCCGCTTACCAGCTGGCACGGCGGTTGAACGCGCGCCGGGCGCTCATCCTGACCTTCAAGCCGGCGGTGCAGACGGCGTGGAAGGAAGACCTGGAAACGCACCTGGACTTTGAAGGCTGGCAATTCATCTGCCGGGAACAAGGGCCGGACGCCCAGCCCATTGACGAGCAATACCGGCAGGCGGACGCCGGACAGCCTATTGTGTGCTTCGGCTCTTTTCAGGACTTTCTGGGGGTGAATAAGGAAACGGGCGGCATCAAGCCCCAGCATGAATGGGTGCGGGAAATCAACTGGGATCTGGTTATCTTTGACGAATACCACTTTGGGGCGTGGAAGGAAAACGCCAAAGCTCTGTTCCTGATGGAGGATGAGGAAGAAGAATACAACACCGCGCCCCCGGAAACCAACACCGGCAATGTCTGCGATGAACAGGATCTGCCCATCACTGCGGACCACTACCTGTACCTTTCCGGAACGCCGTTCCGCGCCCTGAACTCCGGCGAGTTTATTGAAGAACAAATTTACAGCTGGACGTATTCCGATGAACAGCGCGCCAAGGCTGCCTGGCAGGGGGAAAATAACCCGTATGCCGCCCTGCCGCGCATGGTGCTGCTTACCTACCGCGTGCCGGAGGACATCCGGCAAATCGCTCTGGGGGGAGAGTTCAACGAATTTGACCTGAACGTCTTCTTCCAGGCGGAAGGGAAAGGGAATAAAGCCCGTTTTATTCATGAAGAATACGTCCAGAAATGGCTGGATCTGATCCGCGGCTCCCATCATGCCGCGGCGACGGATGAGCTGAAGCTGGGCGGCAAAAAGCCCCCCATGCCTTACTCGGATACCCGGCTGATGAGTTTGCTCAACCATACCCTGTGGTTTCTGCCGGATGTGGCTTCCTGCCACGCCATGAACAACCTGCTGCAACAACGTCAGAATACCTTTTACCACGACTATCAGGTCATCGTCTGCGCCGGACCGGAAGCCGGCACGGGGGCGAACGCCCTGCCGCCCGTGTTGAAGGCCATGGGCGGCAATCCGCTGGAAAGTAAAACCATTACGCTCTCCTGCGGCAAATTGACCACGGGCGTTACCGTCAAGCCCTGGGCCGGCATCTTCATGCTGCGCAATCTCTCCAGCCCGGAAACTTACTTCCAGGCAGCCTTCCGGGTGCAAAGCCCGTGGACGGTGGACAGTGATCAGCCGGGGAAAAAAGAAATCGTCAAACCCAACTGCTACGTCTTTGACTTTGCCCTGGACCGCGCCCTTAAGCAAATAGCTGACTACAGCTGCCGCCTGAACGCCAACCCGGGCAATCCGGAAACCAAGGTGAAGGAGTTCATCAGCTTTCTTCCCGTGCTGGCCTACGACGGCAGCGCCATGAAACAGGTGGAAGCTGCGGAAATACTGGATATGGCCATGGCGGGAACCAGCGCCACCCTGCTGGCCAGACGCTGGGAAAGCGCCCTGCTGGTCAATGTGGATAACGTCACCCTGCAGCGCCTGCTTGCCAGCCGGGAAGCCATGGATGCCCTGATGAGCATTGAAGGCTTCCGCAATCTGAACAGTGATCTTGAGACCATTATCAACAAATCAGATGCCGTCAAAGGAATGCGCAAAGGAAAAGACGATCTGACCCCTAAGGAAAAAAAAGACCTCTCACAGGAAGAAAAGGAAATCAAATCCCTGCGCAGGCAGATACAGCAGAAACTGATCAAATTTGCCGCCAGAATCCCCATCTTCATGTATCTGTCAGACTTCCGGGAATACTGCCTGAAAGATGTGATCACCCAACTGGAGCCGCATCTGTTCCGGAAAGTAACCGGGCTGACGGAAAAAGATTTTGAACTGCTCGTCAGCCTGAACGTCTTTAATGAAGCTCTGATGAATGATGCCGTGTACAAGTTCAAACGGTATGAAGACGCCAGTCTTGTTTATACGGGTATCAATCGCCACGCGGAGGAAAACGTGGGGCTGTACGCTACCGTCCTGAGCCGGGAAGACTATGAAATGATGGCCGGGGCCCAGCAGGATTCCATGGCCGGCGCTGTAGAGGAAAAAGCCCTTCCCTCCCCAACGGCGGATGACCGCATCGCCTGCCGTCCGGAAGAGGAAGAAGAGGAACCTCCGCCTGCTCCGAACGTGCGTATTCGTAAAGGGACGTTCCTTACCCACCGGGAATACGGCACGGGCATTGTAGTAAAGTTGGACGAATCCTCCGGCCGAATGACCGTAAAATTTGGCGAAGAGAAAAAACTCTTCCCCTACCCGCGAAGCCTGGAACAAGGGAAACTCATTCCTGCTGAGAAGGCAATCCCGGAAAAAGAGGGGAATTAA